The following DNA comes from Athene noctua chromosome 1, bAthNoc1.hap1.1, whole genome shotgun sequence.
TCCTCCTTAGAGACACTATACTTGTCCTTTACAAAGGTCAACTGGAATTCTTAAATGCTATTGTTTTCTCAGGGCCTAATACCACCCTTAAAGCTGTATCCAACAAGTGACAATACCAAACCATCTCCCtctcaatggggaaaaaaatatttcaccaaGAACACATTGATATAAATAAGGTACATTTAATCACTCATTGAAGGCTCAATATACAGAAAACACTAAAACTGCCAAACATTTTGTTAAAAGGATGGAATCATTACATGGAATGGTAATGTACATCTTTCTCCTTTTGTAAATAATATATATGTGCATAGATCACTGGCTGAAAACAGTTCTTGACATTGCAATGAACATGCTTTAGTAAGTGCAGATCTTTGACACAGTAAGACAATTTATCTATGCATTTGTAGCAAAACAAAAGTAAcaaatatgaaagaaacaaaGATAAGTATTTATCATCTGTTTTTTCTCAGATTATATGATTTAATCTAGAAACCAGAGTGGTCTCTGGATGCATTTTTAAACATGACACAGAGCCAGTTTACCAGTGCTAAAGCTCTAAAGAGATGCACATATAAGGAACTTGCCTCTTCAAAAGCACAGTCATAAGCAAAGTCAGACACTTGTTCTGAGTTGAGGTCACTCCCTACTCCCAGGAACTAGCTGAAAGCTTCTATATTTAGACCCcgattctttttttctatttatttttgaagtttaattCTTGACTGCAGGACCAATGGCTACAGTGTCAACAGTTATATAGCATGTTCCCTTTATACTTCTCAGAAGATTTGTCCCCAGAGGAAGCAAGTAGTTTCTTAACTGCTTTTCTTAGAGCTTTCACAGAGACGGAAAAGCTGCATGTTGCAGATCCACACTGCCCATTTAGCAGACTGAGGCATAGAAATGACACCAGTACAATGGATGTGGTAGAGAAGCAGCCACCATAATTCAAAATTAGCCCTCTAACTTACCCAGTGTTGACGGGAAGCCATGTCTGGGGCAGAATCCTGTCACCACTTTGTATCAGCAACACTTATaaaggtgaggggaaaaaaactgaaaatctctATCTGTCCTGTTTACTAAGCTCCAGGTAAGACAATCATTACTCATGCTGCAACTTAGGCAAAAGTTACCCTGCTCTTCTCTAACTGTTACTTTCAGAATGCCAGAGCAGGTTCAGGATTAATATAGgatgatgctcctgctccatgcaCAAAATTAATGGATGCAAGATAAAAGATGCTTAAAGCACACactgtaacaacaacaaaatccaatCCTCCCTTTTCACTGACCTTTTTCCATTGGTGCTTTGATTTGCATGATTTTCTTCACTATGTAGCTCAGAGGTCCTATGAGGTAGCACCATGTGAATGGCTTGCTGAGTACACAGGGACAGCTTTCTGGGGCTGCTGGTTTAACCATAACCCCAGACACCACTTTTCCCACCCTCAACACTGCAAAGCACCAATTCAGACCAACTAAGTACAGCCAACTTCAAacattcctccttcttccctgatAACCACTGGGAATGCTGGCAGTTCAGGGATCACAGGATGACTGAAGCTGGAAGGAACCTCAGGAAATCTCTAGCCTGACTTGTTCAACTGCTTGGATGTTCTTGGGCTGAATTTGCCTTATACCCCATCCAAATCTCTCTTGTTTCAGTTCATGCTCGTTGTCTGTAGTCCTTCCACTATGAGTCACCCTGAAGAACCTAGCTCCATCATGTCGAAGACCTCTTGGTCTCTACTGGAGGGTTGCTATTAGGTTTCCCTGAAGAGGTTTCATCTCATTCTCCAAgtgcagctcccccagcctctcctcataggcCAAGTACTACAACCCCTGACAATCTTGGGGGACTCGCCTGATCTCACCCCAGTTTACAGATGTCTTTCTTGTATTGGAATCCCCAAACTGGATGTGGTCTAGTGAGGGCTGAGTCAAGGGCATAATCACTTCAGACTACTGGCTCTGATCCTGTCAGTACAGGCTGGGATGCTGAGGTCCTTccttgctgccagggcacactgcagGCTCATGCCCTGCTCACTAAGCAACAGAACTCTACATCCTTTTCCACAAAGCTGCATCCCaggcagccagggcccagcctcctgtgctgcagcatcctTCTCCCTTCCCAATTCATAACATTTCTGTCAGTGCATTCCTCCAGCCTGACGAAGTTCTCCTGAATGGCGAGCCTACAATATGCTTTAAGAAAATTCAGAGTAAAGACACCATCAGCAATTTTGGCACAGATGCAGAGATTTCAGTACTGTGACCAAAACTGAACTGCCTAAAGAGCTTCAGATGCAGAATCCCTTCAGTATTTCACAGCTTAAGAATGTGGTTTCCCTTGGCAGTCCGACCACCACTGCCACTGAAACTGGTCTCCAACCTGAACAGTCTACTGGCTGAAGTCCATCTCATTCTCACATCTCTTCAGCTCATCCCTACAATGGCTTTACTTGGATGACATCTACTTTTGTCCCATTGTGTTTACTGTCGTCATCTATTTGCTGAGTGTCATCATTGGTGATAATAAAAATGATAGAAGAAGAGCTGAAAGTCACTTTCTTCTTAGGCCTGTCCCCTCCTTTCTGAGACATAACTATTGGTCTTATTGGTTTGTCATTCCCTGTTGCTGGTATCTCTTTCACAGTCTTCTGGAATCTCATCAATCGAAAGCACAGGAGTTGCAAAAGACATCGTCGAAACTGCAAGAGAGAATAAATAGAATGAAGTTACAGCTTCCTAAGCATTCACTATCATGTACAATCCAGTGAAGATGGAAGTAGAGTAAATGACTCAAAATAACATATTTCTGCATATcacagaatagaatcatagaatctttcaggttggaaaagacccttgggatcgaGTCGAACCATCAGCCCTACACTACAAAGTTCTCCCcaacaccatatcccccaacatctcatctaaacgacccttaaacacatccagggatggtgactccaccccctccctgggcagcctattctactgcctgaccactctttctgtgaaacattttttcctaatgtccagtctgaacctcctcctgttgcagtttaaagccattcccccttgttctgtcactaatcacctgtgagaagagaccagcaccaacctctctacaatgtcctttcagatagttgtagagagtgatgaggtctcccctcagccttctcttcctcaaactaaacagtctcagctccttcaatcgctcctcacaggatttattctccaggcccttctccagctctgttgccctcctctgcattcgctccagcacctcgagatctctctcgtattgaggtgcccaaaactggacacaatactccaggtgtggcctcaccagtgcagagcacagggggactatcacctcctacttctgctggtcacactatttctgatacaagccaggatgctgttggctttcttggccacccgggcacactgctggctcgtgttcagatgcttgtcaattagaacccccagacccttctcctccagacagctctccagccacacctccccaagcctgtagccatgcagggggttgttgtggcccaagtgcaggacctggcacttggccttgttgaagctcatcccgttaacgttggcccaccaatccaatctatccaagtctctctgtagtacctccctatcttcatgcagattgacattcccgcttaacttggtgtcatctgtgaatttactgataatacattctatgtccttatcaagatatCTCCTTGTTCCAAGTTACCCTCAGTGCTGTAAGAAACATGGTAGCTTTTTTGGGGGGTACTTTTTTCTCTAGGTCAAAGAGCTGAACAGGATCACCTGGCCAGTAGAGGGCACTGAAATGCAATTTAATATTTTACCAGCGGCAAGATCTACAATCAACAGTCTGCAAAAACCAAGAAGACTAGGCTCCATAGGTATGGTTCCTATATTCAAAAATCATGCATTCGATCAAGCTGGGGAAGAATATTCTCAGAAACATTTCATGTGAGGACGCAGATGAAAGGAatgaggggaggaaggggatACGAagtgatgttttcttccttttaagtaACTCCAGGGTCTGGAATTCTAACAAAAACACTGAATGTCATAGAcgtaaaatgaaattttacactTTCTGCTAAGTCTTTCAGCTAACTAGGAACCACTTATGACACAGGAAATCTGTTCTACCTTGTGACTAAATAATGCAAGGTATTCAGTGAAAGCTCACATCAGTGCACAGAATGATAGTTCCACTAGTAGTGCTGTTTTAAATGCTCCAATTATGGTCTCCACAAAGCAAAGCATTCAGTAGTTCCATGTCTGCACACAACTAAAGCTCAAACACGATCCTTTGGGGAAATCCTCTGGTTTTATGAAAAAAGTGAGCAGCTTACTCCTCCTTTAATAAACCATAACAAGACATGTCTGGAATGTATgaagaggacaaaaaaacccaaaccaaaacaaaacaaaacccccaccacaAACAGAGTGGGAAGAGAAACAAGCCACCTTTTCTCTGAAAAGGGAGTAGGACACCTTTCTCAACAGCCTCCCATCTAGCTATTTTGAGGATTATTCTGTATTATCCTGCATGGCCAGTAACTTTGTTTTCCCAGCTATTACGCAAGAAGCTCTCTAACATGCCAGTTTGGAACAAGGTTTTGTTATAGGAATCCTACTGTGATGCAGGGGAGGCAACAGATCCTGTTGGGAAGGAGGACTTAGAAAATCACAagataacagagaaaaataatctggTGCAAAAGAATGGTCATGTGGAGGCCTTGAAGATTTCAGAGATAAAGTGGTACCTTTGAGTAGCACAGAAGTGAGAGGCACAAGCATGTTAAAACAGATCAGATAGAAGAAGGATATTATAGAGAAGAAATGGTTTTAGGATTCCTTCTGGAAGCACAATAACTcagaagataagaaaaaatattatcattttGGTCTTAATCTGGAATTAGAGGTGAGTGAGAATTACTTTATAACGCAACTCCAACAAGCATGTTCAGCTGATTCATTCTTATCCTGTCTATGACTTTACTGGCATTGTGCCTGGTACCAGTTTGATTTGTTTCTGGCTATCAGAAGCTATAAAATCTTTCTGATAAACTACTCAGTCCAGCATCTAGGTAGAGAGTCAGTgccactgtattaaaaaaaatcactctgttgaaaaaaaaaaaattcttttgaatGTGATTGTTGTTAGCTCCCCATATCCAGGCCAGCTGTATTGTGCAGCTGTTTAACTTACATCGACCTGCTGTGAAGTGAGCTGTAGGGGATGAGAATCAAGATGCCACACTGGGGGCCTCCTGCCTTTGCTCGGGAACAGCATTTCAGCTCACCCTTCACCTCCCTCGGGCCTGGCCTGAGCTGCAGCGCCGCCTTTCCCTGGCTGCCTACCTGGCTGATCTCACAGACTGACTTGGCTGCCTTGTCTCTACAGACTGCTGGCTGGCTCACGCTGCTGCCTGGCAATTGCAAATCAGTGTAGGAAGTCACTGAAAAATTCCATCTCTATAATGAGCTAAAAGGTAATGAAAAACCAGGGAAATCCTTCTAGCAATCATTCTTGGTTTTTTAATCCTTTGCCAAGAGATTCTACTAAACTGCAGATAACTTCAACTCTATACAATCTTGGCTTCAGAAGTTTACAATGTGCATATTACACGTTCACTTAAGTGTTCTGGGTTACAGTGAAGCTATTTTAATGTCTAAATAATTCACCAGCACTGCTTAACTGCATTCAGTGGTTATCTTGAGAGTACTGATGATTTACAGAAAGATATATAGTCTTTTACTTTCCACATATTTGACATGTTGCTGATAACTCCAAATACTTCCATTCTCTGCTCTGTAAAGCACTGAAATGAGATAGTTACCACCATTAAATCAGCAGTCTACTTTTCGTAATGAAGACTACaagcagacaaaaataaaaacctgtttttcatTGATAAGTATTTATTCTTAACAGTATATGAACtgtctccaaaaaaaaaaaaaacatttcactgtcATCCACATGAGATTTTGGCTTTGAATACAATGAAACTCTGAGAAATGTTACTGGTGTAATATCTGAAACACTATGCCAAGTTGTTCAATCTTGTGTTGCCATAACTGAACAGTCAGAGGCAAGTTTTGTCTTCCTAAAAAACAGACACTAGATATTCTGAGTTTTCTCTGATGGAGCTCTGTTGAGGTAAGGGTATGATTCAGATGAGGTCTTCTAGTTGTAATCTATTTCATGGGTAAACTGACAAAACTAGACACTTAAATTTTGACACTCCTTCCCCTCTCTTTCATGTGAGTGCTCATGCCTGCATTCAGACATATAAAATCCAATTTCTGATAAGACAGTGCTTTAAGCACCATCAAGGATTTTAATTCTACGAGATCGTTACCATTTATCCCAGctgttcaaatgaaaaaaaaaaaatcatctttgttTTACAGATTAAAGTAAATCAGAGCTAAACAACAGTGGCATTGGATACGAATTattcaagaaagaaaatctttgatGTACCTACCTTTCTACTCATGAAGATATAGATGACTGGATTATAAGCAGTGCTTGACTTGGCAAAGAAAGATGGAATGATAGCTACTGTTGGAGTTACAAGGTTGCTGTAGCCATATGTTACCAGGAGGGAGACCACTGCATAGGGCATCCAACAAATAAGGAATGTAGAGATCATTAAGAAACACATTTTAGCCACCTTCTTTTCATATTTTAGAAGTTTAATCACTTGAACAGTCTGGAAATCTTCCACACAGCGAAGCTGTAGAAGAAAAGGATAAGTAAAACAGCTCTATATTTACTTGAAACTGAAGAGTTCTACATTTATTTATACATAACTAATCCATTAACTTAGTTTTAGGTACAGACACTATATACCTTATCTTATGAACCACAATTCTTCTGGAAGTTTGCATCGTGCTTCCCAGACTTTTATTGTGTATATAGAGTATAAAAATATAATCTGAGGAAAAACAGAATAGCAAATCTACTGAAAAACAACAAATCCAGCGATGTAACAAAACATGCTGCACTTATAATGGTAAGTATTTTGGAAGACTAATTTGCCCTCATCCACTGACATAAGCAAGTTCAGTTTACATTTAGTCACTCCTTGTCTGACTAGTTAAGACAATCCTGTAGATTTTCTTCTCCCTTAAGATTGCTCATGACACAAAATTCATAGATTTCTCCGCTCTGCCACATAGTTTGTTACTCTAAAATTACAAAATCTCTATTTAAAACAGGATACTAGGCAGCAGGTTCCTAGTATTATCCCCAGTATTATCTAAGTGAGTcatgtaaggaaaaaaagatgggaCATGTATGTGAGCATTCCCCATAACAGTTATCCGTTGTGCCAATACTGTTGACCACAGTTGAATGGGTCCAGACTAGTTACCCACAAAATATGAAACATTAACACTTTGTGACACTAAAGATCTGAACTGAATTAAAATGGGTTGCCTTAACACATAAAAGTGTTTTAACAGGGCTTAATCTCCACTTGAAAGAGTTTTATAGTTTTCTTCTCCAGAGTGGCAAGTAGAAGAGAATGTTCTTTTAATAAGGAGAACTGCTaacagagttttatttttttcctttttcaagggAAGATCTGATGCGGACTGGCGAGCATGAGCAGTTCCCCAACCTGCCTCCCAGTAAAACTACACAACAAATAGACCTTGGTAGCTCTAGGTTGGTTCTCCTCCAACCCTACATCCTTTCTAGTGGTGCCTGACATAGAACAAAAAGTGAGAGTGCAAATTTAGGCTCTGATCCAAGATTATTGTACAACATCAACATTTTTCACCGGAAAGATTACATTAAGAGAAGTCTTATTTGAATTAACTTACCATTCTTACTGCATACAGAATATGGCCATAGCAATAGGCCATGATCCCAACAGGTACTACTAGACagccaaggaaaaaaaggagCACAAAGGAGGTGTCATTGGGGTCTTTTGACTTCCAGTCCACTGAGCACCCTAATCCATGAATTTCCAATGTGTATCTGTTCCAGCCCAAAAGAGGTGCTCCTGTCCAGGCTAATGAGTAGAGCCAGATGTATGTGATAGCACGCCAAGACCAAGTGAAGTCAATCACTTTTGCATGGACTACTCGAATGTAGCGTTCATAGGCAAGAACAGTGAGAGTCATAATTGAAACAATTCCTGTACGAAAAACAAAGAAAGTCAGTTACACCATTCACAAATAGTGCAAATTGGACTGAAGTCCTCTTGATAAATGTTTCCTTTAGTAGCAGGTTAACTCAGAATAAACTAGCTTATATCCTGAATCTAACACCAATAAGCTTTTTAGGTGACATGCCATTACTCACTAACTACTAACTCAGATAGTATCAGTAACTTCAGAACTACTCAGAGTAGGGTGCTGGCATCTGATCCATGAAGTACAATGGCTAGGAAGTAGGacgtggggaaaaaagaaaaaaatccaaacaactaATACTTCTTCCTAAATGTTGCTTCATTAAGCAAGAGATCATGCTTCAGAGGGGTTTATTGTTGGCAATTGTTATGGGGTTTGTTttagggttttggtttgtttgttgtttgtttgggatttttttgaagaaaaagctgTTATATAGAAATGTTATAATCAGCAATAAAACGATCTCTTAGAAACCTACGGAATTCAGAGTTGAGACTGAAGTCAAAGAAAGCCTTAAACAACTGAAAACATAGATATGCACATCTGATGTGAACAAAATGAACAGAACTCCAAGTTCTTTAAAGATTTCCTGGAAATCTTTGCATACCAAAGAACAACCAGGAAAGTAGAGTGTTACATTGCTGAAGGAGTCCCATCTGGAAGATACTGGGTTACTTTGAGTGTCCTTTGCTACCTTGCTATTATCATAAAAATATCACAGTTTTCCTTTCAATTATTTGTGcactctcttccttttctgtttaccTCAATCCCACTACACAGTTATTAACATGTTATAACAGAAATCACCAATTTTCATCTCTCAACATTACCCTATCAAGACAATTTTATAATTTAATGAAATCAAGGCAATTCTGCCTCAATTAGAATATAAGGATTTCTGTTTCAATGGTCTGTGAAACTTGATGATCAAAAACCAAACTGCCTATCAGGCATGTGCCAGTCACCTGAAATCTGTCACGATTCAGTCATCAAGCTCATATACATAGACTCTTAGACgacatttcaaattatatttcaCAGCACTCTAAGGTTATGCAAATGTCTGTGTCCAAATTTGtgtacattttatttaatatgaAGCACGAGTATTTTGTCACACATACACAGagaatttaatttcttcaagtaCATTCCTATTTGTCACAACATGCGTTTATATAGCTGTGAGAAGGTTGAACATGCAGATTTCACTGCCAAAGAGAGAATAACCATTATAACCCTCAGGAACTTCCAAAGGATATCACAGATATCTGATCTCACTTTGGAAAAAAGAATAAGCATTTAAGGAAGACAAATTAACAATAACACACTCAAGCACCAGCAACATGGATTTTAGGAAGGCAACTAACAAAATCTAGACTGACATGGCCTCTGTGTAAAGGCATTCAACAGCAAAACCAGTATACGATTAACAAAGTATCTCACAGTAGGATGTGCTTTAATATCTCTAAGAAAGTTACTTTATCCTGCAAGTATTAGAGAATCTCTTTTTAGAAGTGATTAGTTTAGAAAGCTTTCTAGATTAACAGGAAAGATTTCACAGTCTAAAGGAAAATGTGTCATATTCTTGTCATGGCTctctttaaaatgattttttttttttaatacgtaCATTTTTTGCCAGTGTTATCTTTAAACCTTCATCACAAAGAGAAGTAGATATTGCCGTGCATGCAGAAAGCAAGGCATACTACTTTCACAGTTAGTTATGTAtagttctgtggggtttttgtcttttataaGTCATTGCTGTagaattttgttttcatggcTTGAAAGAGAAATTGCACTAGCAAATGTGGACTAGAGGGTTTCCAAAAGACTtagggtttgtttggttgttggttgcgatttttttaagtgaagttaAAAGGAAGTCCTTCATGTCCTTTTTCAGGACCTAACATGCTGTTAGGATCTGAAGGCTCttcagttggcagctggtcacgagtggtgtcccccagggctcagttttggggccactcctgtttaacatctttactgatgatctagacgaggggatcgagtgcaccctcagtcagtttgcagatgaccccaagttgggcgggagtgttgatctgctcgaggggagggaggctctgcagagagacctggacaggctggagccatgggctgagcccaactggaggagtttcaataaggccaaatgccgggggctgccctcgggccacaacaacccccagcagcgctacaggcttgggcaggagtggctggagagctgccagtcagagagggacctgggggggttgattgacagccggatgaacaggagccagcagtgtgcccagggggccaagaaggccaatggcatcctggcttgtgtcagcaatagcgtggccagcagggacagggaagggatcttacccctggactcggcactgctgaggccacacctcgactcctgtgtccagttttgggcccctcactacaaaaaggacattgaatgactcgagcgtgtccagagaagggcaacgcagctggtgcagggtctggagcacaggtcgtacggggagcggctgagggaactgggggtgtttagtctggagaagaggaggctgaggggagacctcatcgccctctacagctacctgaaaggaggttgcagagagctggggatgagcctctttaaccaagtaataagcaataggacaagagggaatggcctcaagttgcaccagggaaggtttagactggatattag
Coding sequences within:
- the OPN3 gene encoding opsin-3, with the protein product MHSGNSTSTTSRPEPTAAEPEVPGERPLFSAGTYELLALLVATIGMLGLCNNLLVLVLYYKFKRLRTPTNLFLVNISLSDLLVSVFGVSLTFMSCLRSRWVWDAAGCVWDGFSNSLFGIVSIMTLTVLAYERYIRVVHAKVIDFTWSWRAITYIWLYSLAWTGAPLLGWNRYTLEIHGLGCSVDWKSKDPNDTSFVLLFFLGCLVVPVGIMAYCYGHILYAVRMLRCVEDFQTVQVIKLLKYEKKVAKMCFLMISTFLICWMPYAVVSLLVTYGYSNLVTPTVAIIPSFFAKSSTAYNPVIYIFMSRKFRRCLLQLLCFRLMRFQKTVKEIPATGNDKPIRPIVMSQKGGDRPKKKVTFSSSSIIFIITNDDTQQIDDDSKHNGTKVDVIQVKPL